From Bacteroidota bacterium, one genomic window encodes:
- a CDS encoding tetratricopeptide repeat protein — MSNSKKKNIPGGSGKITSSKEKSPPSRLKWLAIIPLLILTYLVYTPALKNSITGWDDSNYITENNDIRELNSAFIKKSFSPHTGYVMGNYHPITMISYAVEYKISKLDPKTYHTNNVLLHLINGILVYLFIWLLSGRILVASITAALFLLHPMHVESVAWISERKDLLYCLFEMAALSAYILYIRKEKSAYYILCFIFFILALLSKAMAVAMVGLLPLLDFYFNRKLTRTKVILEKIPFLIVGVIAGLVAIQAQNEFEAIVTTVRPLYDRFLFAGYSFITYFWKSILPIQLSTFYDYPKAGTYSWYIVFPILSLALLVLAFFSLRKTKKIFFGFLFFTFSIALILQLLPVGGAMMAERYTYIPYIGIFFLIGEGINFLYQNRKKQEYKTWYPVAASALFLFLIVNCSITNARCKVWKDTISIWDDALGKDPNIIKGYGGRGKGYIDKQMYPEAIRDLNKALELKTDYSDAYYNRGLAHYFLAKQNQDAGNMNEAMNYYELSIRDNSDAIKYNPKLARAYYNRSGNYFILKKYDEALQDALKAKELGMEVEQAYLDVLKKNILPGNNPVQ; from the coding sequence ATGTCCAATTCGAAAAAGAAAAATATTCCTGGCGGTTCCGGAAAAATTACTTCATCTAAAGAAAAGTCCCCACCTTCCCGGTTGAAATGGCTGGCCATTATTCCATTGTTGATCCTCACCTATCTTGTTTATACTCCGGCCCTGAAAAACTCAATCACCGGCTGGGACGACAGCAATTACATCACCGAAAACAACGACATCCGGGAGCTGAATTCAGCATTCATCAAAAAAAGTTTTTCTCCGCATACAGGATATGTGATGGGAAACTACCATCCGATCACCATGATTTCGTATGCGGTTGAATACAAAATCAGCAAGCTTGATCCGAAAACCTACCACACCAACAATGTACTCCTGCATTTAATCAATGGCATTCTGGTTTATTTATTTATCTGGTTGCTTTCAGGAAGAATACTGGTAGCTTCCATCACTGCGGCGCTTTTTCTACTTCATCCCATGCATGTCGAAAGTGTTGCCTGGATCTCCGAACGAAAAGATTTACTCTATTGCCTGTTTGAAATGGCCGCTTTGTCGGCTTACATCTTGTATATACGAAAAGAGAAAAGCGCGTATTATATCCTTTGTTTCATTTTCTTCATTTTAGCTTTGCTGAGTAAAGCGATGGCAGTAGCCATGGTTGGACTTCTCCCTTTGCTGGATTTTTATTTCAACCGAAAATTAACCCGGACAAAAGTAATTCTGGAAAAGATTCCTTTCCTTATAGTTGGTGTCATCGCCGGATTGGTAGCCATCCAGGCTCAGAATGAATTTGAAGCAATCGTCACCACTGTACGCCCATTATACGACAGATTCCTTTTCGCAGGATACAGCTTTATCACCTATTTCTGGAAATCCATTTTACCAATTCAACTTTCAACTTTTTATGATTATCCAAAAGCCGGAACTTATTCATGGTACATCGTTTTCCCAATCTTATCACTTGCGCTTTTAGTTTTGGCATTCTTCAGTTTACGCAAAACAAAAAAAATATTTTTCGGTTTCCTGTTTTTTACTTTCAGCATTGCACTGATCCTTCAATTGCTTCCTGTCGGTGGCGCGATGATGGCGGAACGATACACCTATATTCCTTATATCGGCATTTTCTTTTTAATTGGAGAAGGAATAAACTTCCTGTATCAAAACCGAAAAAAACAGGAATACAAAACCTGGTATCCGGTTGCAGCATCCGCTCTTTTTCTTTTTCTGATTGTCAATTGCAGTATCACCAATGCCCGTTGTAAAGTATGGAAAGACACCATCAGCATCTGGGACGACGCTCTCGGAAAAGACCCGAACATCATCAAAGGATATGGCGGTCGTGGCAAGGGTTATATCGACAAACAAATGTATCCCGAAGCCATTCGTGATCTGAACAAAGCACTTGAACTAAAAACCGACTACTCGGATGCATATTACAATCGCGGACTCGCCCATTATTTTCTGGCGAAACAAAATCAGGATGCCGGCAATATGAATGAAGCTATGAACTATTACGAGCTTTCCATTCGCGATAATTCAGATGCAATCAAATACAATCCCAAACTCGCACGAGCCTATTACAACCGCTCCGGCAATTATTTCATTCTGAAAAAATACGATGAGGCATTGCAGGATGCATTAAAGGCAAAAGAACTGGGAATGGAAGTTGAGCAGGCTTATCTGGATGTATTGAAGAAAAATATTTTACCGGGCAATAACCCGGTTCAATGA
- a CDS encoding T9SS type A sorting domain-containing protein — protein MNNKIKYCFTLLILFLSLGSACSQAPLILWEKSFGGTSSDAQISIKALTDNGFSLAGAALSNDGDISNNHGNSDFWVLMIDSIGNVIHSKCFGGSAGESAASIDLTNESGFYIGGVTSSCDGDVTGCIGNSDYWIVKTDSNLNVIWQRVLGGTENEDLKSLKSTNDGGVILAGISNSNDVDVIGQHGCSGCSDDFWIVKLDSSGNLQWQKTLGSIYYDQCSDICLANDGGYVLVGNVELDGGDVSGTHGHTDYWVVKIDSLGQFVWQHCFGGTLDEQAISVISDRVGGYFVSGGSMSNDGDVTNNHGYFDTWVVKIDSLGQIVWQNSFGGSNSDYPVSMKLTESGGLIILSETLSDDGEVTGFHGLMDNWLICIDSLGNLLWQKCLGGSYFDHPASVVSLDNSDILISGYSNSFDGDVTGNHGGLNCFDPDSCFDAWIVKLGFSTGIDKFVNDTIISIYPNPLNSVLNLDNLKPGELISIYTGIGVKIMEFRVSSTFQQISFAGYSNGLYYIKTEYEPPRLIIKM, from the coding sequence ATGAATAATAAAATTAAATATTGCTTTACACTTTTGATATTATTTTTAAGTCTGGGTAGTGCATGTTCTCAAGCGCCACTTATTTTATGGGAAAAATCTTTTGGTGGCACATCTTCTGACGCACAGATATCAATTAAAGCTTTAACTGATAACGGTTTTTCATTGGCAGGAGCAGCATTGTCAAACGATGGAGATATTTCCAACAATCACGGCAATTCAGATTTTTGGGTTTTAATGATTGATAGTATTGGAAATGTAATTCATTCAAAATGTTTCGGAGGGAGTGCAGGAGAAAGCGCAGCATCCATTGATCTTACAAATGAAAGTGGATTTTATATTGGTGGAGTAACAAGTTCGTGTGATGGAGATGTTACAGGTTGTATAGGAAACAGTGATTATTGGATTGTTAAAACTGATAGTAATTTAAATGTTATTTGGCAACGAGTATTAGGTGGCACTGAAAATGAAGACTTAAAATCTCTAAAATCTACGAATGATGGGGGTGTTATTCTCGCAGGAATTTCTAATTCAAATGATGTTGACGTTATTGGCCAACATGGTTGTAGCGGGTGTTCAGATGATTTTTGGATTGTAAAATTAGATTCTTCCGGAAATCTGCAATGGCAGAAAACTTTAGGAAGTATTTATTATGATCAATGCAGTGATATTTGTTTGGCCAATGATGGTGGATATGTATTAGTAGGAAATGTTGAATTGGATGGCGGAGATGTATCTGGAACGCATGGTCATACCGATTATTGGGTTGTAAAAATTGATAGCCTTGGTCAATTTGTATGGCAACATTGTTTTGGCGGAACGCTCGATGAACAAGCCATTAGTGTAATTTCAGATAGAGTTGGTGGATACTTCGTTTCTGGTGGTTCGATGTCTAATGATGGTGATGTAACAAACAATCATGGGTACTTCGATACCTGGGTCGTTAAAATCGATTCCCTAGGACAAATAGTATGGCAAAATTCATTCGGAGGATCTAATTCTGACTATCCCGTTTCTATGAAATTAACGGAAAGTGGTGGTTTAATAATATTGAGTGAAACTTTGTCAGATGATGGGGAGGTGACAGGATTTCATGGCTTGATGGACAATTGGTTAATTTGTATAGATTCATTAGGGAATTTACTGTGGCAAAAATGTCTTGGTGGTTCGTATTTTGATCATCCTGCTTCAGTTGTATCATTGGATAACAGTGATATTCTAATTTCCGGGTATTCGAATTCATTTGACGGTGATGTCACTGGAAATCATGGAGGATTAAATTGTTTCGATCCCGACAGTTGTTTTGATGCTTGGATTGTGAAACTTGGATTTTCTACCGGGATTGATAAATTCGTAAACGATACTATTATTTCAATCTACCCGAATCCCTTGAATTCGGTACTTAATCTAGATAATTTAAAACCGGGAGAATTGATTTCAATTTATACTGGCATTGGTGTAAAAATAATGGAATTCAGAGTTTCAAGTACCTTTCAACAAATATCCTTCGCAGGATACTCAAATGGTTTGTATTATATAAAAACCGAGTATGAACCTCCTAGATTAATAATTAAAATGTAA
- a CDS encoding T9SS type A sorting domain-containing protein yields MFPNPVNTSLSVFSDLMKDQAEMCIRDLTGQEIACQSMNGTNHLVDVSDLSDGFYFLSIKSGKMVSYKRFVIER; encoded by the coding sequence ATTTTCCCGAATCCGGTCAACACTAGTCTGAGTGTATTTTCAGACTTAATGAAAGATCAAGCTGAGATGTGTATCAGGGATCTTACCGGACAAGAAATTGCCTGTCAAAGCATGAATGGTACCAATCATTTGGTTGATGTTTCCGATCTTTCCGATGGATTTTATTTTCTCAGTATAAAATCCGGGAAAATGGTTTCCTATAAACGATTTGTTATCGAAAGATGA
- a CDS encoding T9SS type A sorting domain-containing protein — protein MVIQFEHHSRSCFRFPCSNFPATYTLEIVDGNCPAVPGTKIISRDNFNISVTPNGSISVCDQDTLILNAGVASTYQWSTGDTTSFTMITSTGSVAVLAIDSLGCSDVSDTIDISFFPPTTPPFLNYQSPILTSSYSGTQEWYLDGILIPGATGDTITPLSSGDYTVSYSDSNGCLVVSQPYTLVLVGLNNVKEDYAVRIFPNPVRDHSVIECKGNENIIGFILYDAQMRKVKEFKKEQSTITIDRDKLVSGTYFGRVELESASGISVQWLKVVFGD, from the coding sequence ATGGTCATACAATTCGAACATCATTCCCGGAGCTGTTTCAGATTCCCTTGCAGTAACTTTCCTGCAACCTATACTCTTGAAATTGTTGATGGAAATTGTCCAGCTGTACCAGGCACAAAAATAATCTCCAGAGATAATTTTAATATTAGCGTAACACCCAACGGCTCCATTTCTGTTTGCGATCAGGACACTTTGATTCTGAATGCCGGCGTCGCCAGTACTTATCAATGGTCAACCGGTGACACTACATCATTTACGATGATTACTTCAACCGGATCGGTTGCTGTGCTTGCAATTGATTCTCTCGGATGCAGTGATGTTTCAGATACGATTGATATCAGTTTTTTTCCTCCAACGACTCCTCCATTTCTTAACTATCAATCACCTATTTTAACTTCTTCTTATAGTGGAACACAAGAATGGTATCTTGATGGTATTTTAATTCCGGGAGCAACAGGGGATACAATTACTCCTCTCAGTTCAGGCGATTACACAGTGTCGTATTCTGATTCCAATGGATGTTTGGTTGTTTCTCAGCCGTATACTTTGGTGCTTGTGGGATTGAATAATGTTAAGGAAGATTACGCTGTTCGCATTTTCCCAAATCCAGTAAGAGATCATTCTGTAATTGAATGTAAAGGGAATGAAAATATAATTGGATTTATTTTGTACGATGCCCAGATGAGAAAGGTAAAAGAATTCAAAAAGGAACAATCCACAATCACAATTGACAGGGATAAATTAGTTTCCGGAACTTATTTTGGAAGAGTTGAATTAGAGTCTGCCTCCGGAATATCAGTTCAATGGCTAAAAGTAGTTTTCGGGGATTGA
- a CDS encoding T9SS type A sorting domain-containing protein yields the protein MNNIEFYPFTKFRSIVIIISCILSCLNFQSATAAISWQHCYGGSDDDLSMNLIQTRDHGFLVVGMTSSIDGDLANTTVHGFDDVWLLRLDSNLNLVWKKSYGGSGSDIALDAAQTPDGGFIIAGNTDSNDGDVTANHGNGDIWIFKIDSLGNLQWQKSVGGAEYDCPLSVLVNSSNKILVCGGTESSDGDFTVNHGWMDEFVLQMDLSGTINWIKTYGGSDDDVAYEIIENSVNSFMVIGYAFSDDYDVSLNHGAADIWLTKIDNLGNLQWEKVYGGSEDDMTTNVCKLPGGKYFFAANTYSFDGDVTGYHGNGDYWTVVVDSASGQILHEKCFGGTDEDSPWRISKSIDGSIIITGSSLSNDGDVNNNYGDFDGWILHVDTALNPIWSTIVGGSAEDDLYGICANNDGSVLLTGYTYSNDHDVSGNHSINSDIWALKLDSQTGILSTGQSKINLQIFPNPSAGDLFVNTDKDLFEGKVIIRDINGHEVYNNMHSFRKNEVLKIPMTLSSGLYQINIFDNSEIIYSKKIIVAK from the coding sequence ATGAACAACATCGAATTTTATCCCTTCACTAAATTCCGGTCAATTGTCATCATAATTTCCTGTATCCTTTCCTGTTTGAACTTTCAATCAGCCACTGCAGCGATTTCTTGGCAACATTGTTATGGAGGATCTGATGACGACTTAAGCATGAATCTGATTCAGACCAGAGACCATGGATTCCTTGTTGTTGGAATGACCAGTTCAATTGATGGCGACCTTGCAAATACTACAGTGCATGGATTTGATGACGTTTGGCTATTACGGCTTGATTCAAATTTAAATCTTGTCTGGAAAAAATCCTATGGAGGTAGTGGAAGCGACATAGCTTTAGATGCGGCTCAAACACCTGACGGAGGATTCATCATCGCCGGCAATACTGACTCAAACGATGGAGATGTTACTGCAAATCATGGAAACGGAGATATCTGGATATTTAAAATTGATTCTCTCGGAAATTTACAGTGGCAGAAAAGTGTCGGTGGAGCAGAATACGATTGCCCCTTAAGTGTCCTGGTAAATTCATCAAATAAAATTTTAGTTTGCGGTGGTACAGAATCCTCAGATGGAGATTTCACCGTGAATCATGGCTGGATGGATGAATTTGTATTACAAATGGATTTATCCGGAACAATTAATTGGATCAAAACCTATGGAGGATCCGATGATGATGTTGCCTACGAAATAATTGAAAACTCGGTAAATTCTTTTATGGTAATAGGTTATGCCTTTTCTGACGATTATGATGTGAGTTTAAATCATGGTGCCGCAGATATCTGGCTTACAAAAATTGACAACCTGGGTAATCTTCAATGGGAGAAAGTGTATGGAGGATCGGAAGATGACATGACTACCAACGTCTGCAAGCTCCCCGGAGGTAAATATTTTTTTGCAGCCAATACATACTCTTTTGATGGAGATGTAACCGGCTATCATGGCAATGGAGATTATTGGACTGTGGTTGTAGATTCCGCATCCGGACAAATACTACATGAAAAGTGTTTTGGAGGAACCGATGAAGATTCGCCCTGGAGAATTTCCAAATCAATCGACGGTTCTATCATCATTACCGGTTCCAGTTTATCAAATGATGGAGATGTAAATAATAATTACGGTGATTTCGATGGATGGATTCTTCATGTTGATACAGCTCTAAATCCAATTTGGTCCACTATTGTGGGAGGATCAGCAGAGGATGATCTTTATGGAATTTGCGCGAATAATGATGGGTCTGTGCTTCTAACGGGTTATACCTATTCCAATGATCATGATGTCAGTGGAAATCATAGCATAAACAGTGATATTTGGGCTCTGAAACTTGATTCACAAACCGGCATTCTTTCAACCGGACAATCAAAAATTAATCTACAGATTTTTCCCAATCCATCCGCAGGAGATCTCTTTGTAAATACCGATAAAGATCTATTTGAAGGGAAAGTTATTATCAGAGATATCAATGGACATGAAGTTTACAACAACATGCATTCATTCAGAAAAAATGAAGTTCTAAAAATTCCGATGACCCTTTCTTCCGGTCTGTATCAGATTAACATTTTCGATAATTCTGAAATAATCTATTCAAAGAAAATTATTGTTGCGAAGTAA
- a CDS encoding SprB repeat-containing protein, whose protein sequence is MKKNSIIYILFLFTFILISNLSHGSDLDVVITIIKYPSGTDITCHGVHDGAMEAVIVGGVPPYSYQWTNGTFTAYTKKITNLVQGDYVFTVIDGNNDTAFKSAKIYDVTAITTSPELTVYEGGYNISYQGADDGQIHLSPSGGTPPYTFHWSNGIDEENLGSVTAGTYTVTITDDNQCTHTASFTMTEPTPLHVVSLSSPLQHGYNISCYGGSNGSLSLTVDGGVPPYTYSWNVGDTTNSIDSLKIGTYTVQIYDANAAHLTRSIVLTEPAAINYDLAATTYGNGKNTSCFNCSDGYVTSNANGGVSPYTYLWNTGQTTANLSAVIARNYSLVVTDVNGCTKSKEITLTQPDREDWTVKGNAGTNADSNYIGTNDNKDFRIRTNGTERLRIYSTGMVELKSALKVDTISSDSLRSVFVDSQGVLRIGSHGTSQQPCVTPTNRWVTDYCNHTNDIYNLPTTGNVGIGTSQIPSGYKLAVNGKIICEEVKVKLHSTWPDFVFKPEYKLMPLHELKQFINQNKHLPEIPSASEVEQSGNSLGEMQTKLLQKIEELTLYLVQQNEKIEKLQSENVNLNTKLDALSVQVKK, encoded by the coding sequence ATGAAAAAGAATTCAATCATTTACATTTTATTCCTATTCACTTTCATTCTTATTTCAAACTTATCACACGGCTCTGACCTGGATGTAGTCATCACCATTATTAAGTATCCAAGCGGAACTGACATTACTTGCCATGGAGTGCATGATGGAGCAATGGAGGCCGTAATAGTTGGCGGAGTTCCGCCGTATTCATATCAATGGACTAACGGAACTTTCACCGCGTATACCAAAAAAATCACGAACCTTGTTCAAGGTGATTATGTATTCACTGTAATCGATGGAAATAATGACACGGCATTCAAAAGTGCAAAAATTTATGATGTAACAGCTATAACAACTTCACCGGAATTAACGGTTTACGAAGGAGGATATAATATTTCTTATCAAGGTGCAGATGATGGACAAATCCATTTAAGCCCTTCCGGAGGTACTCCACCCTACACTTTTCATTGGAGTAATGGAATTGACGAAGAAAATCTGGGAAGCGTAACCGCGGGAACTTATACTGTTACTATCACAGATGATAATCAATGTACACATACTGCTTCCTTTACTATGACTGAACCAACACCACTTCATGTGGTTAGTTTATCAAGTCCCTTGCAACATGGGTATAATATTTCTTGTTATGGAGGATCCAATGGCAGTTTAAGTTTAACAGTCGATGGTGGGGTTCCTCCTTATACTTATTCATGGAATGTTGGAGACACTACAAATTCCATAGATTCATTAAAGATAGGTACTTACACTGTTCAAATATATGATGCGAATGCCGCACATCTTACTCGTTCAATCGTATTGACAGAACCTGCCGCAATAAATTACGACCTCGCAGCTACGACATATGGTAATGGAAAGAATACTAGTTGCTTTAATTGTTCAGATGGTTATGTCACTAGTAATGCAAATGGTGGTGTGAGTCCATACACTTACTTATGGAATACCGGCCAAACAACTGCCAACCTTTCTGCGGTGATCGCACGAAATTATTCTCTTGTCGTCACTGATGTAAATGGATGTACCAAATCGAAAGAAATTACACTTACACAACCAGATAGAGAAGATTGGACTGTAAAAGGAAATGCCGGAACAAATGCAGACTCAAACTATATCGGCACAAATGACAATAAAGATTTCAGAATCCGGACTAACGGAACAGAACGCTTGAGAATCTATAGTACAGGAATGGTAGAGCTAAAAAGTGCCTTAAAAGTGGACACCATTTCGAGCGACAGTCTTCGATCAGTATTTGTGGATAGTCAAGGTGTTTTAAGAATTGGATCACACGGTACAAGTCAGCAACCATGTGTCACACCAACAAATAGATGGGTGACAGATTATTGTAACCATACAAATGATATTTACAATCTTCCGACAACAGGGAATGTTGGAATTGGTACTTCACAAATCCCTTCCGGGTACAAGTTGGCCGTAAATGGAAAAATTATTTGTGAAGAAGTGAAAGTAAAACTACATTCAACCTGGCCAGATTTTGTTTTCAAGCCGGAATATAAACTGATGCCGCTGCATGAATTGAAACAATTCATAAATCAGAATAAGCATCTACCTGAGATTCCTTCTGCTTCAGAAGTTGAACAATCCGGGAACAGCTTGGGTGAAATGCAAACAAAACTTCTTCAAAAGATTGAGGAATTGACACTTTACTTGGTTCAGCAAAACGAAAAGATTGAAAAGCTTCAATCCGAAAACGTGAATCTGAACACCAAACTAGATGCACTTTCTGTGCAAGTGAAAAAGTAA
- a CDS encoding T9SS type A sorting domain-containing protein: protein MNNNLYTVSNGSYDFYPPFYFTNHQILPNLPCTNKLRRAPYLNEVTDAYNCYMCLSNIPATCPADCYPCTARLTSQITNEGIDFSIYPNPVSNTLFIENAAIGDVVKVYDSIGDCVYWKSIKSSTDEFDVHNLNPGIYIIKINNSNFSKFVKL from the coding sequence TTGAATAATAACTTGTACACGGTAAGTAATGGCTCATATGATTTTTACCCACCATTTTATTTCACAAATCATCAAATTCTCCCCAATCTTCCATGCACCAATAAATTAAGAAGAGCACCTTATTTGAATGAGGTCACAGATGCATATAATTGTTATATGTGTCTTTCAAATATACCTGCTACCTGTCCTGCAGATTGTTATCCGTGCACTGCTAGGTTAACTAGTCAAATTACTAATGAGGGGATCGATTTTTCCATTTATCCTAATCCAGTATCCAACACTTTATTTATTGAAAATGCAGCGATTGGAGATGTTGTGAAAGTGTATGATTCCATTGGAGATTGTGTATATTGGAAATCAATCAAATCTAGTACAGATGAATTTGATGTACACAATTTAAATCCTGGGATTTATATTATTAAAATAAATAATTCCAATTTTTCTAAGTTTGTAAAATTGTGA